The nucleotide sequence CCGCGCATGAAGAACCCGAGCTTCCCCGCCGAGCTCGAGCGCGTGCTACTCACCTGCCTGAAGAAGGATCCGAACGAGCGCTACCAGACGATGCTGGAGCTCGACGCGGCCCTCGAGCGTGTCCTCGCCTTGTCCGGCGCGTCGGTCGTCGACGATGACATCGGCGCCTTCACGCGCTCGGTGATGGGCGATCGTGGCCAGAAGCGCCGCGCCGCGCTGCGGGACGCCGTGCGCGCCGCCGACGAGCGCGCCGCGGGCATCGCGATGTCCCCGGGGGCCGCGCAGCCGCACATCCACGAGGCCGTCTCCGACATCGCCATCACGCGCATGAACTCGGCGCTCACGAGCTTCCCGACGAGCATGCCGCAGCACGCGACGACGTCGATCATCCCGCCTTCACCCGAGTCGTACGCGGGCGGCGCGATGGCGGGCTCGTTCCTGCCGTCGACGCCGCCCCAGAAGAGCAACCGCGCGGGGCTCTTCGTGGCCGTCGGCGCCGTGACCGCGCTCTCGCTCGCCGGCACGTTCATGTTCCTGCGCACCACGATGGCGCCCGGCGCGCCGAGCGGAAACGCCGCAGGAGCCGTGGCTCCCGCGCCGCCCACCGCCACGCCGACCGCGCAGCCCGTGGCCGCGCAGACCGCCGCGATCCCGGAGCCCACGGCCACCACGAGCGCGACCGGCGGCACGGTGCTCGACATCAACGATCTGCCGTCCGCCGACGCGAAGCCCGACACCCCGATCAAGCGCGACGACAAACCCGCGAGCACGTCGAAAGGCACGGCGGCGACGAAACCCCCGGCCACGAAGCCCGCGACCACGAAGCCCGCACCAACGAGCACGACGTGGGTACCCAAGGTCACGGATCCAGGCTTCTGAGCGAGGGCAAGCTGCCCGCTTGGCTCCGCGATCTCGCGGTGGTCGGCCTCTGCGCGTCCATCGTCGTGATCGCGTCCGCCGCGCGCAGCGAGGACGAGCCGGCGAGCGGCGCGCAGACCGAGGACGCCGCCGAAAGCACGCTCGCCCTGTCGCCGCTGCCGAGCGGAGCGCAGAGCAAGCCCGCCGTCGCCGAGGCCGCGCCTCGCAGCGGCTGCGACTTCCCCGACAGCGGCTTCGGGGACTACCTCGGCTGGCGACCTCTCCCGCTCGGCCGCATCCTCGTCCCTTCGAGCCTCACCGTCCCGCCCGACGGCGGCTTCGACCTGCTTGTGCACTTCCACGGCACCGAGCCCGTGCGCAAGCAGCTCGCGCCCCTCGGCCTCGGCCTCGTGATCGCGGGCCTCGACACCGGCACGCTCTCGAGCGGCTACAAGAGCACGTTCGAATCCGAAGGCACCTTCGACGCGATGCTCTCGGCCATCAGCCGCGAGGTCGCCCTCGCCACGAAGAACCCCGCCGCCCGCCCGCGCAGCATCGTCCTCTCCTCGTGGAGCGCGGGTTACGGCGCGATCTCGCGTATCCTCGCGGGCGGCCGCGACGACGTCGATGCCGTCATCCTGCTCGACTCGCTCTACGCGAGTTACGCGCCGAGCGCGAAGATCCCCGATCCCACGGAGCTCGCGCCCTTCTCGTCCTTCGCGCGCGCGGCCGCGAACGGCGGCCCGCTGTTCTTCGTCACGCACACCGCCGTCCCCACGCCCGACTACGCCTCCACGCTCGAGACCGGCACGCACCTGCTGCGCGAGATCGGCGCCGACGTGCCCGCCGTGCCGCCGCCGCAGGATCCCTTCGGCCTGTCACGCGCCCACGAACAGAACCACTTCTTCCTCCGCGGATACGCGGGCTCGGACGGCGACGCGCACTGCGGCCAGCTCCGGCTCTTGCCCGACATCCTGCGGGATCACGTCCTGCCCTCCTCTCGCCCGTAGGAGCCCATTGGCCACCCCTCGCACTTCGCCGCTCTACCACGACGATCCCAAGCTCTTCTCGTTCCGCGGCCGCGTCGTCGCGCACGCAGACCACGCCGGGCGCCCGAGCGTGCTGCTCGATCACACCGCGTTTTACCCCGAGTCCGGCGGTCAGATGGCCGATCGGGGCAGGCTCGGCGAGGCCCTCGTCGTCGACGTCCAGCTCGACGACGAGGGACGGATCCACCACGTGATCGAGGGCGCGCGCCCCGCGATCGGCGCCGAGCTCGAGGGCACGATCGACAAGCCGCGCCGCCTCGTGCACATGGCCCAGCACACGGGCCAGCACATGCTCTCGCGCGCGCTCGCCGACGTCGCCCGCGCCGAGACCGTCTCCTCGCGCCTCGGCGAGAGCGCGTGCACGATCGATCTCGACGTCGCGACCCTCGACGAGCGCGCCGCCGCCGAGGCCGAGGCCCTCGTGAACGCCGTCGTCGACGACGACGCCCCGATCCGCGCCTTCTTCCCTTCGGAGGACGAGCTCCGCGCGCTACCTCTGCGCAGGCAACCCAAGGTGCACGACAACATCCGCGTCGTCGCGATCGGCGACTTCGACGTCTCCCCTTGTGGCGGCACGCACTGCACGAACACCGCGCAGGTCGGCTTCGTCCGCATCGACGGGCTCGAGCGGTACAAGGGCAAGATACGCGTCACGTTCTCCGCGGGCGTTCGCGCGCGGACGAAGCTCGCGCGCGAAGCCGACGTCGTGCGCGCGCTCGCGCGTGAGTTCACGTGCGGCCTCGAGGATGTGCCCGGGGGCATCGAAAAGCTGCGCCGCGAGCTCGAGGAGGCCCGCCAGGCGCTCGGGCGCGTGCGAGGGCGCGTGGCCTCGGCGATCGCCGAGGCGCTCGTGAAGGCCACGCTCGCGCGGGGCGAACGCGCGGTCGTCGGCGTCATCGAGGATGCGTCGCTCGATCTCGTGCGCGCGGTCGCCGGGCGGATCACGGCCGAGGGAGATCTCGTCGCGCTGCTCGCGGGCGAGGCCGACGGCGGCACGATCGTGCTCGCCGCGCGTGGACCGGGCAGCAGCTTCGACTGCGGCGCCTTCCTGAAGCGCGCCGCCCTCGCGGCGGGCGGGCGCGGCGGCGGCCGGCCCGAGCGCGCGGAGGGCCGCTTGCCCGCGGGGATCGACTGGCCCGCGATCGCGGCCGCCACGCTCGCCGCGCCGGGGCGCTGAGCGAGGAGGACCCCCGAAGCTCAGAGCTCTGCGCACGTGTCGGAGATCGGATCGACCTCCGACGCGCAGCCCGCCGGCGCCTCGGGGAGAGGCAGGACCGGCCCGAGCGCGGCTGGCTCCGTGTGGAAGTTCGCGCCGAACGAGAGCGCCTCGCAGGGCGTGTCCTCGTCGGGCTCCCCGAGCAGCAGATCCACGGCGCGGCAGGTCAGGTTCTTCGTGGCCGGGTACAGCGGCGCGTCCGTGCAGAGCGGCGCGCCCGACATGGTGCGCAAGCTCGACAGGGCGGCGAAGACCTCCGGCACCGGGATCCTCGCGCCGATTTTCCCCTCCCGCAGGCGGTAGCGACCTCCCGGGATCGCCTCGATCCTCGCCACGAGCCGCGCGTCCACGAGCTGCAACCGCATCGACATGTCGCCCCCGGCGAACCGGAGCGACGCCGCGGGGAGCAACGCGACGAGCTTGCCCCCGGTCACGTAGGCCACGGGATCCCTGTACTTGGCCGCGTACGGATCACTCTGGCCCGGCGTGACGGCGTCCGACGCCACGGGCCACGCGTCGGAGCCCTGCCACGCCGGCGCCGCGCGGCCCGGGCTCTCGTACCAGCTCACCTCCACCTCGTCGTCCTCCGCCGTCCCGCTGTAGCCGCGCACGCGCAGGAGCAACGTCCACCCGCCGGACTCGGCCAGCGCGCTGAACGAGCTCGACGTGTCCGCCACCTGCAGCAGGTACCCGAGCGCGCCGAAGACGATGTTGCTCCCCGCGTCGCGCCCGGCGCCGTCGTCGCAGGTCCCTCCGCCGCTGTCCGAATCGAGCGACCTGCACGCGGGGCCGTCCTCGGCGCACGAGCAGAGCCCGTCCAGGTTCATCCCCGGCAGCGCGCCGTCGGGGTTGTCCTCGAGGCTGATCGTGCGTAACGCCACGACGAACTCCTCCTCGCCGCCCGCGCCTTGCACCGCGGGCGCCGCGGGCACCTCGTCACGCACGCACACGGCCGGCTCGACGCCACCTCCGCCGCCGCCCGTCCCCAGCGAGAGCTCGTCCGGGAGCCCGGACACGAGCTGACAACCGGCCACCCACGCAAGTACGACGAAGAGCCCCCTCGTCGCGCTCCTCCGAACCGCCATCGCTCCTCCTGCCGCGATCGAGCAGATCATGATTGCTGCGGGCCGTCCACCCGCACCCCGGACCGCCCGAGGCGCCGTCGCCGCGCCGGACGTGTTTTGCCTGGCATCGAGCCGCGCCATCGGCTACGCCGGCCCCATGCGCCGCCGGACCCTCGTGCTCGTGCCCCTCGTCGCCCTCGCCCTCGCGAGCGCGGCGTGTGACGAGACGTCCGACACCGACATCGACCTCGACGCCGTGACGGCCTTGCCGACCA is from Polyangium spumosum and encodes:
- a CDS encoding alanyl-tRNA editing protein; protein product: MATPRTSPLYHDDPKLFSFRGRVVAHADHAGRPSVLLDHTAFYPESGGQMADRGRLGEALVVDVQLDDEGRIHHVIEGARPAIGAELEGTIDKPRRLVHMAQHTGQHMLSRALADVARAETVSSRLGESACTIDLDVATLDERAAAEAEALVNAVVDDDAPIRAFFPSEDELRALPLRRQPKVHDNIRVVAIGDFDVSPCGGTHCTNTAQVGFVRIDGLERYKGKIRVTFSAGVRARTKLAREADVVRALAREFTCGLEDVPGGIEKLRRELEEARQALGRVRGRVASAIAEALVKATLARGERAVVGVIEDASLDLVRAVAGRITAEGDLVALLAGEADGGTIVLAARGPGSSFDCGAFLKRAALAAGGRGGGRPERAEGRLPAGIDWPAIAAATLAAPGR
- a CDS encoding serine/threonine-protein kinase, coding for MTQHEKLSPGMVLGRYELLLPIAQGGMATVWAARQKGSRGFQKTVAIKTMLPSLSDDPQFEQMFLDEASLAARIHHPNVAEILDVGEQDDTIYIVMEWVDGEALSVLTKTAKRSNVPVPQRIALRIVRQACAGLHAAHELRDDSDQLLNLVHRDVSPQNVLVSYDGIVKLVDFGVAKALGRAGGETTAGQLKGKVPYMSPEQALGQKVDRRTDVFAMGIVLYRLTTGLHPFLGENDLATMKNIISRPLLPPRMKNPSFPAELERVLLTCLKKDPNERYQTMLELDAALERVLALSGASVVDDDIGAFTRSVMGDRGQKRRAALRDAVRAADERAAGIAMSPGAAQPHIHEAVSDIAITRMNSALTSFPTSMPQHATTSIIPPSPESYAGGAMAGSFLPSTPPQKSNRAGLFVAVGAVTALSLAGTFMFLRTTMAPGAPSGNAAGAVAPAPPTATPTAQPVAAQTAAIPEPTATTSATGGTVLDINDLPSADAKPDTPIKRDDKPASTSKGTAATKPPATKPATTKPAPTSTTWVPKVTDPGF